In the genome of Aequorivita sp. H23M31, the window CAATCTTTGTTGCTGCCGACACTTATAGCCTTCCAGGTAATATAACTCGAAGCATAACTTTAATCAGGTTGGCGATCAATCTTGGGTTTTCAGTGGGACCTTTGATAGGCGGACTGATAATTGCCCATATTGGCTATACTTCTTTATTTTGGATAGACGGATTTACTTGTATTCTTGCCTCTTTTGGAGTTATGGCACTTTTAAAACCGAAAAAACAAAAAGACAAAAATGAGGTAAAAACTAATATAATCAAGGAAGGCGTACCACCCTACCTCAATAAGCTGTTTATATTGTTTTTTATTATAATGGTCGCAAACAGTTTGGCATTTGTTCAATATTTTTCTGTAATGCCCATCTATTACGAAAAAGTTCATCTTCTTTCCGAAGATTTGATCGGGTGGTTACTGTTTATTAATGGAGCAACAATTGTGATTTTTGAAATGCCGCTAATCGGTTGGCTAGACAGAAAGAAAGTCTCTAAAACAATGGCTACTTTTTGGGGAATCTTCTTTCTAGGCCTGAGCTTTTTGGTGCTGAATCTCACATCCTGGAGCGGTGTTTTGGTAATAGCAATGTTTTTGATGACCTTAGGTGAAATGATTGGATTTCCTTTTTCAAATGCCCTGGCATTGGAAATGGCTCCCAAAGGTAGGAAGGGAAGCTATATGGGTCTTTACAGTATGAGCTTCAGTTTTGCACATCTTATAGGCCATAATGGAGGAATGAATATGGTAGATACATTTGGATATTTTGACACTTGGAATTTCTTCGCAATCTTTCTTTTAATAGTAGCAAGCGTAACAATCTGGCTTTATTTCCTGTTAAAAAAATCGGTAAGCGGAAACATTTGAGCCAATTGAAATTAAGTATCAATACATTCAAAATACAAGGATGTTTCGAAGCGGGGCCGAAAGTACCCATATGGGATCACCACGAATGCACGAATTCTTTTATAACATATTGGTGTGGTAAAGCCAACATAATTCAATTTTCTTCAATTTTAAAATTCTAAATATTTTGATATAAAGTTTATTTCAAGGGTTTTAGATCATTGTTTCTAACCACGTGCGATAATACGATCTGCGTTTTGGTTTCACCATAAATAATTAATTGATCAATAAAAGCCTCTAGGTGTTTCTGGTTTTTGAGGACCACCTCCATAACAATATTTTCATTCCCTGTTATGCGGTAACAATTGAGTACTTCATCATAAGTTTTTACGACCTCCAGAAAAGGTTTCAGTTTTCCCATAAAAGCCCTAAGGGTTATAATGGCCTTAAATTGATATCCAACCTCAAAAGGAGAAACTTGGGTAAAGTACCCCGTTATTACACCAGTATCCTCCATCTTTTTAATCCTTTCTGAAACCGCCGGCGAGCTTATACCTACCTGTCTTCCAATTTCCGTATTGGGCTGGCGGGCATTTTTCTGAAGACAATTAAGGATTTTCCAGTTTAAAAGGTCTATAATCATATTAAGGTTATTTTTAAATATAAGATAATATTTAAGGTAAATATAATGAATCGCTTTAATATCGATAGTATAAAAAGCTTACTTGTCCTTAAATTTGGGTAGATTTAAAAAATAAATTATCAAAGATGTCACCTCATCCTGTCGGAAATAATTCAAATTCTGCCATTTACCATAAAGCTCAGGAGATACTCCACTTATCAAGACAAATCTCAAGCTATTTAAGCCATGATCTTGCCCAGTTACAACGAAATGGAAAAGAACATTCTGAAATTTATTTTACAGGAGATATTGTCCAGCAGTCGGTTTCTTTGGGGCCTGAAATTCTCAAAGCCGAAAGTCAGCTATTCAAGGAGGAAAAACATAAATATGCTACCTCTGTTATGCGACTTTCAAATTTGCTATACAAAAATTGTCGTCGTTTAGAACGGATAAACAGCAACGGCAAGGATTTTTTACCCCTTTTAATAAAGGAAGTAAAAAAATTTCATAGACTCCAACATATTTGGCGACTTACACTTTAGATAGCAAAAAACTTCATAGATTTATTTCAATTCAATACTACATTTATTTTCAATCTATAAGTTCAAATTATGTTTGAGGATGAAAATGAAGGGAAGTCATTAAGAGACTTCGAAAATGCCCCAACCTATAAAAAGGTGATGTTAATTTGAGAGCTGGCTCGGCATATTGCGGAAATAGCCCAAAAGACTGAAACCAATTCCGATTTGGATTCGGAAAGAGATATCCTAAAAGGCTACCCTCGCTATATTATTAAGGACATCTCCACCATTGCTCCTAAAATTGCTGGAGCTTGGGGCAGCCCGATTTATGATCTGTATGTTGAAAACTTGGCCATCTTGATTCGCCACGTCGAGTATCCCGACGATTCTAACAAATCGATCTTCCAAAAGGTAAAAAACCTCGGGCTCTCTAAGTAAAATTACGTTGGTATGGTTTTTTATCCCTATCCACAATCAGGACATTTGACACAAATATACGTCTCAATGTCGTGATTTTAAAGATCCTAACCTATCATGCTACATATTTCTTCTATACTGCCCTCCTACCTCAAATAAGGAATCTGTAATCTGCCCTAGTGAACAAACTTTCGTAGCCTCCATAAGGTGCTCAAACATGTTTTCATTATGGATGGCAGCCCTTTGTACTCTTTCTAGTGCAGGCTTGGCTTTATCCCCATACATTTTATGAAGATTCTGCAGGGTTTCAATCTGAACTTGTTTCTCCTCTTCCGTAGCTCGGATTACTTCTGCTGGAAGTACCGTAGGTGAACCTTTGCGGCTAAGGAAAGTGTTAACGCCAATAATTGGAAATTCACCATTATGCTTTAAAGTTTCATAATAAAGACTTTCTTCCTGGATCTTGCTTCGCTGATACATGGTTTCCATGGCACCCAATACCCCACCACGTTCGGTTATGCTATCAAACTCTTTCAAAACCGCTTCCTCTACAAGATCTGTAAGCTCCTCAATAATGAAAGCTCCTTGAATGGGGTTTTCGTTTTTTGCAAGCCCTAATTCCTTATTGATAATCAACTGGATTGCCATCGCACGTCTCACACTTTCCTCGGTAGGAGTTGTTATTGCCTCATCATAGGCATTTGTGTGAAGGGAGTTACAGTTATCATAGATGGCATATAAAGCTTGCAATGTAGTACGGATATCATTAAAATCGATTTCTTGTGCGTGCAATGATCTTCCAGAAGTCTGTATATGGTACTTCAACATTTGGGCTCTTGGGTTTGCGCCGTATTTCTCTTTCATAGCTTTCGCCCAGATTTTACGGGCAACTCTACCAATCACAGCATATTCTGGATCTATCCCATTACTGAAGAAAAAGGAGAGATTGGGGCCAAACTCATTAATATCCATCCCACGGCTCAAATAATACTCAACATAAGTAAACCCATTGGACAGAGTAAAAGCCAATTGCGTAATCGGGTTTGCTCCTGCCTCTGCAATATGATAGCCGCTAATTGAAACGGAATAGAAATTCCGTACCTTTTTCTCAATAAAATATTCCTGCACATCGCCCATCAGTCTTAACGCAAATTCTGTGGAAAAAATACAAGTATTCTGCGCTTGGTCTTCTTTTAAAATGTCCGCCTGAACCGTCCCTCGCACTTGCTGAAGGGTTTCGTATTTTATTTTATTATAAACTTCGGTATCCAAGACCTGATCTCCAGTTACTCCCAACAGCATGAGACCTAAACCATTATTGTTTTCTGGGAGTTCACCGTGGTATTTTGGACGATCGATGCCCTTTTCCCCATATAGATTTTTAATTTTTTTCTCCACTTCATCTTCCATTCCATTTTCCTTGATGTACTTCTCACAATTTTGATCAATGGCCGCATTCATAAAGAAACCAAGTAACATGGGAGCTGGCCCATTTATTGTCATACTTACCGAAGTCATTGGATGACTAAGATCGAATCCGGAGTACAGTTTTTTGGCATCATCCAAACAGCAAATGGAAACACCCGCATTTCCAATCTTTCCATAAATATCGGGTCTAAGGTCTGGATCATTTCCGTATAGAGTTACACTATCAAAAGCCGTAGAAAGTCTTTTGGCGGGCAGTCCACTACTCACATAATGGAATCTTCTGTTGGTTCTTTCCGGCCCTCCTTCACCCGCAAACATACGCGCAGGATCCTCTCCTGTTCTTTTAAAGGGATAGAGACCAGCGGTGTATGGAAATTCACCTGGAACATTTTCCTGTAAGATCCATTTTAGGATATCGCCCCACGCCTGATATTTAGGCAAGGCAACTTTTGGTATTTGGGTATGGGATAAAGATTCTGTATGGGTATCGATATTAAGTTCTCTTCCTCGAACCTTAAAGCTATAAACAGGAGCCTTATATTTGTTTACTTTTTCGTCCCATTCAGTAATTACCTCCCAATTGTAAGGGTTCAAATTCAACTTTTCACGATCAAATTCCGCAAGAAGAAGTTTTATGAGATCGGAATTGTCATCTCTGCTTGTTATTGATTCAGAAATGATTCCACTTTTATCCAATTTTGGAGTGCTTCCAGAGATGGATTCCAAAGTTTTAAAAATTCCATACAACTTCTGGGCGACTTCAGATTGCTCGCTCGCTCTATTATCGTAAGCGCGATTGTTTTCGGCTATTTCAGATAAATACCGAGTTCGCGCCGGTGGAATAACATAAACCTTTTCCGACATTTCTTCAGAAATATGATAATCGCTCTTTAAATCTGAATTTGTCTTTTCGGAAATGGTATCCATAATTGCGCGGTACAATCTGTTCATTCCCGGATCGTTAAATTGGGATGCAATTGTTCCAAAAACAGGAAGCTCATCCTGAGGCGTATCCCAAAGTAAGTGATTGCGCACATATTGTTTTTTAACATCGCGCAAGGCATCCAGTGACCCTCTTTTGTCGAATTTGTTGATTGCTACCAGATCAGCAAAATCGAGCATATCGATTTTTTCAAGCTGGGTGGCAGCTCCAAATTCGGGAGTCATTACATATAATGAAACATCGCTATGTTCTAAAATTTCGGTATCACTTTGACCAATTCCAGAAGTTTCAATAATAATAAGATCGTAATTTGCGGCTTTAAGAACCTCAATGGCCTCGGTTACATATTTCGATAGAGCCAAATTGCTCTGTCTGGTGGCTAGACTTCGCATATATACTCTTGGCGAATTGATAGCATTCATACGGATTCGATCTCCCAATAGCGCCCCGCCCGTTTTTCTTTTTGAAGGATCGACCGAAACTATACCGATTCGTTTTTCTGGAAAATCCACCAAAAACCGTCTAACAAGTTCATCGACGAGGGAAGATTTACCAGCTCCACCTGTTCCCGTAATTCCCAAAACTGGAATGGTGCTCGTTTTATTTTTATGATGGATTTTATTTAGGGTTTCTTCCGCTACTTCCGGAAAATTCTCCGCAGCCGAGATAATCCTCGAAATGGCTCCAATATTTCTGTTCTCCAATTTTTTGTATTCTCCATTCAACTTATCTCCAATAGGAAAATCCGCTTGTTGGACCAAATCGTTTATCATTCCCTGCAGTCCCATCTCTCTTCCGTCATCCGGAGAATAAATTCGGGTTATTCCATAATCCATAAGCTCTTTAATTTCGGAAGGTAGGATTACGCCACCACCGCCGCCAAAAATCTTTATATGCCCCGCTCCACGCTCTTGCAAAAGATCGTACATATATTTAAAATACTCATTATGTCCTCCTTGATAAGAAGTCATTGCGATAGCATTGGCATCTTCCTGAATTGCCGTATTGACCACCTCTTCTACACTTCGGTCATGACCTAAATGAATTACTTCCACACCCGTAGATTGAATAATACGACGCATAATATTGATAGCGGCATCATGACCATCAAAAAGAGAGGCGGCAGTTACAATTCGAACATTGTTCGTGGGAACATAAGGTTTTATGGATTTCATACTGAATGAGTTATTTTAAAGATTCTGCAAATTTAGTGAAAACCTAATAGAAATGCTTGTATTCATACCGATTGCCCCAGTAAAATATATTAAAAATTATTGGGAGACTTCGATATTTTTGTATATTGCATTATCAATTATAAACCTTAAAACGATATATTATGAAAAAAATTTACCTTTTAGCACTGACTCTTGGTGCATTTACCTTTACTCAAGCGCAAGTGGAGTATCAAGATAACTTTGACTCCTACAATGAAGGTCCTATTTCAACACAAAATCCTAATTGGAGAACTTGGTCAGGAACCCCGGCTCCTGGTGAGGACGCCTTTGTACAGTCTGAATATTCCCGCTCTCCCGATAATTCTCTATGGATTGATGACTCAGGAATTATGGATCCAATCTTTTTAATTCCATCCGCGCCTACTAGTGGAATGTATACTGTTCAATGGTATTCTTATATTCCTGCTGGAAAATCGGGATATTTTAACATGCAGGCAAAATTAACTGCCCCTGGACAAGATTGGAATCAAAATTTAATGGGTGGAAACGTATATTTTAACTGTTTTGATGATGCTACCGGTAATGGTGGTGACATGAACGGACAAGGTGGAGTAGCTGGTACTATTGACTGTTCTGCTTTTGAAGCTGTTTTCTTCTACCCAGAAGATGAGTGGTTTAAAGTTACCTGTCTTTATGACCTTGATGCAGAAACTTGGGCAATGTATATAAACGACACCCTACAATTTCAAGGCTATCCATTCGAATTTGGCGCATATAATTTTGAAGAACTTGCAGGACTTGATTTTTATTCAGCTAGCTCCAATAACGAAATGTATATTGATGATTTTACAGCGGGAGTTGGAGTTTTGAGCACTGAAAACTTCGTACCTGAAGTATTCTCTGTATATCCAAACCCTGTAAAAGATATCTTGAACATAAGCTCTAAAGTAGCCGTTGATCAAGTAGTGGTTTATGATATCTTAGGAAAAGTTGTTTTACAGGCAAATCCTGGAAAAATTTCTCCAGCTATCGATATGTCCTCTTTATCTTCAGGAACTTATATGGTAAAAGTAAAAATTGGAAACAATTCGAAAATCGTGAAAATCGTAAAGTAGTGTTATCATTACAATCAATTAAAAGACCTTTCTTCGCGAAGGGTCTTTTTTTTTATCTTTGAAAGCAAAACTATACCTCATGCTCTATAAAAAGATTTTTCTTTTCTTTTCAATTCTAACCTTGGTCTCTTGTGCAGAATTACAACAAGTAGTCAATAATATGCCCGCTCAAATAGATCCAGCTACAATCGCAAGCGGACTTCGGCAAGCGTTAGATTTCGGAATTGATAAACAGGTATCCAAACTGGCCAAAAAAGATGGTTTCTATAAAAACCAGATGGTCAAGATCCTATTGCCACAAGAATTACAAAAAGTAGATCAGACCCTTCGGGATATCGGACTTGGTAGTTTGGCAGATGAAGGGTTAAAAGTACTGAACAGCGCTGCCGAAGATGCCGTAAAGGAGGCAACTCCCATTTTCGTAAAAGCCGTAAAGGACATAACATTCAATGATGCCAAAACCATTTTAATGGGACCAGACAACGCTGCAACTCGATATCTGGAACAACGGACAGACAAATCACTTTACGAAAAATTCAATCCTGTGATCAAGCATTCCTTTTCTAAAGTGGGAGCCGATCAAATTTGGAGCAATATTATAAACAGATACAACGCCGTTCCATTCGTTACAAAGGTAAATCCAGATCTTACCGATTATGTTACCCAGGAAGCTTTAAAGGGAGTGTATACAATGATTGCGGTAGAAGAAAAAGATATCCGCAACAACATCAACGCACGATCTACTGCCCTACTGAAAAAGGTTTTTGCCCTTCAAGATTAATTGATCATAGTTTCTTTCTTAAGGAAACATTTAAGGTAATAAGTTCTGTTTTTGAGTACAGTTTAAACATAATAACAAACTTTATTAAAGCTTTAACCTAACCTTAATATCCTATTAGCTAGCAACCTAGTATTTTTGAAATCAAAATTTCGAAGATATGTTAGGCTGGTTTAAAAAAAAATCGAAGCTTGAGACATTGAAGGCCCATTACCGGGATTTAATGAAAAAATCCTACGAAGCTTCACCAAATAATCCTGAGAAAAGTGAAAGAGCACATCGTCAGGCGGATAAAATTTTTGAAGAGATTAAATACTTGTCCCTAAACAATGGAGAATAATACTTTTTAAAATTTCGCAACCTCCTCCCTGTCAAAAGTCATTTTTTATCGCAATTTGAAATACATCTTTATTTTAGAAAAAAAAGATGTAAGATATTTTTTTGAAAAATCCTATAACCATTCCTCCAAAATCGCTTCCATTTCCTTTTGCAAACGTGAAGCTTCCTTGCCCGCTGCCTCTGCAAAGTCCGATGCTTTTGATGCATAAATAATTCCTCTGGAAGAATTTACCAATAAGCCAACATCAGGAGAAAGTCCATATTTACAAACATCCTGGAGGTTTCCACCTTGTGCTCCTATTCCTGGAACAAGCAGAAAAGCTTTGGGAACAATTTTTCGGATCTCCTTAAAATATTCCGCTTTGGTTGCCCCTACCACATACATCAATTGCTCACTATTTTTCCAAGATTTAGAAGTTTCCAAAACCTCTTGATATAGAAATTTACCATTCATTTTTTTTGTCTGAAAGTCGTAAGCACCCTCGTTGGAAGTCAATGCCAGTAAAATAGCATGCTTATTGGGAAAATCTAAAAAAGGCTCTACGGAATCGCGTCCCATATATGGTGCAATGGTAATTGAATCAAAGTTTAAAGTCTCCAAAAATGCTTTGGCATACATACTGGCAGTGTTGCCTATATCCCCTCTTTTGGCATCGGCTATGGTAAAAATTGAAGGATAATTTTGGTTCAAATATTCAATGGTCCGCTCCAGAGATTTCCAGCCCTTTAAACCATAAGCTTCATAAAAAGCAATATTCGGCTTGTAAGCAACGGCATACTGATGCGTGGCATCGATAATCCCTTTATTAAACGAAAAAATAGGATCTTCTTCTTCTAAAAGAAAAGACGGAATTTTATCGAGATCCACATCAAGGCCGATGCAGAGAAAGGATTTTTTTCTTTTTATTTCAAAAACTAATTGGTCAGTAGTCATTGTGCTAAAATTTATATTCGTCGATTATATGAAGTAGAATACAAAACCTAGGATGGTAGGATCCGCCACGGCGGACAGGCGTATGTCATAGGACGCATAGTTATAAAATTGATATTACTTCCGTGAAGGATTAATTTATTCCTACGTGTGTCTGCCGATAGGATAGTCTTACGTCTTATGTCTTAAGTCATTTCAATTAAAATGCCTCCCCTGTATCTCTCAATTTCTCTGTATTATGAACCAAGTGAAGTTCATCTACAATTTCCTGAATATCCCCATTCATTATATTTCCTAGGTTGTAAAGGGTCAGGTTTATTCTATGGTCGGTTACCCTTCCTTGTGAATAATTATAGGTGCGGATTTTGGCACTTCGGTCTCCACTGGTGACCATAGA includes:
- the pyrF gene encoding orotidine-5'-phosphate decarboxylase, encoding MTTDQLVFEIKRKKSFLCIGLDVDLDKIPSFLLEEEDPIFSFNKGIIDATHQYAVAYKPNIAFYEAYGLKGWKSLERTIEYLNQNYPSIFTIADAKRGDIGNTASMYAKAFLETLNFDSITIAPYMGRDSVEPFLDFPNKHAILLALTSNEGAYDFQTKKMNGKFLYQEVLETSKSWKNSEQLMYVVGATKAEYFKEIRKIVPKAFLLVPGIGAQGGNLQDVCKYGLSPDVGLLVNSSRGIIYASKASDFAEAAGKEASRLQKEMEAILEEWL
- a CDS encoding Lacal_2735 family protein produces the protein MLGWFKKKSKLETLKAHYRDLMKKSYEASPNNPEKSERAHRQADKIFEEIKYLSLNNGE
- a CDS encoding methylmalonyl-CoA mutase family protein translates to MKSIKPYVPTNNVRIVTAASLFDGHDAAINIMRRIIQSTGVEVIHLGHDRSVEEVVNTAIQEDANAIAMTSYQGGHNEYFKYMYDLLQERGAGHIKIFGGGGGVILPSEIKELMDYGITRIYSPDDGREMGLQGMINDLVQQADFPIGDKLNGEYKKLENRNIGAISRIISAAENFPEVAEETLNKIHHKNKTSTIPVLGITGTGGAGKSSLVDELVRRFLVDFPEKRIGIVSVDPSKRKTGGALLGDRIRMNAINSPRVYMRSLATRQSNLALSKYVTEAIEVLKAANYDLIIIETSGIGQSDTEILEHSDVSLYVMTPEFGAATQLEKIDMLDFADLVAINKFDKRGSLDALRDVKKQYVRNHLLWDTPQDELPVFGTIASQFNDPGMNRLYRAIMDTISEKTNSDLKSDYHISEEMSEKVYVIPPARTRYLSEIAENNRAYDNRASEQSEVAQKLYGIFKTLESISGSTPKLDKSGIISESITSRDDNSDLIKLLLAEFDREKLNLNPYNWEVITEWDEKVNKYKAPVYSFKVRGRELNIDTHTESLSHTQIPKVALPKYQAWGDILKWILQENVPGEFPYTAGLYPFKRTGEDPARMFAGEGGPERTNRRFHYVSSGLPAKRLSTAFDSVTLYGNDPDLRPDIYGKIGNAGVSICCLDDAKKLYSGFDLSHPMTSVSMTINGPAPMLLGFFMNAAIDQNCEKYIKENGMEDEVEKKIKNLYGEKGIDRPKYHGELPENNNGLGLMLLGVTGDQVLDTEVYNKIKYETLQQVRGTVQADILKEDQAQNTCIFSTEFALRLMGDVQEYFIEKKVRNFYSVSISGYHIAEAGANPITQLAFTLSNGFTYVEYYLSRGMDINEFGPNLSFFFSNGIDPEYAVIGRVARKIWAKAMKEKYGANPRAQMLKYHIQTSGRSLHAQEIDFNDIRTTLQALYAIYDNCNSLHTNAYDEAITTPTEESVRRAMAIQLIINKELGLAKNENPIQGAFIIEELTDLVEEAVLKEFDSITERGGVLGAMETMYQRSKIQEESLYYETLKHNGEFPIIGVNTFLSRKGSPTVLPAEVIRATEEEKQVQIETLQNLHKMYGDKAKPALERVQRAAIHNENMFEHLMEATKVCSLGQITDSLFEVGGQYRRNM
- a CDS encoding T9SS type A sorting domain-containing protein; the protein is MKKIYLLALTLGAFTFTQAQVEYQDNFDSYNEGPISTQNPNWRTWSGTPAPGEDAFVQSEYSRSPDNSLWIDDSGIMDPIFLIPSAPTSGMYTVQWYSYIPAGKSGYFNMQAKLTAPGQDWNQNLMGGNVYFNCFDDATGNGGDMNGQGGVAGTIDCSAFEAVFFYPEDEWFKVTCLYDLDAETWAMYINDTLQFQGYPFEFGAYNFEELAGLDFYSASSNNEMYIDDFTAGVGVLSTENFVPEVFSVYPNPVKDILNISSKVAVDQVVVYDILGKVVLQANPGKISPAIDMSSLSSGTYMVKVKIGNNSKIVKIVK
- a CDS encoding Lrp/AsnC family transcriptional regulator translates to MIIDLLNWKILNCLQKNARQPNTEIGRQVGISSPAVSERIKKMEDTGVITGYFTQVSPFEVGYQFKAIITLRAFMGKLKPFLEVVKTYDEVLNCYRITGNENIVMEVVLKNQKHLEAFIDQLIIYGETKTQIVLSHVVRNNDLKPLK
- a CDS encoding DUF4197 domain-containing protein, giving the protein MLYKKIFLFFSILTLVSCAELQQVVNNMPAQIDPATIASGLRQALDFGIDKQVSKLAKKDGFYKNQMVKILLPQELQKVDQTLRDIGLGSLADEGLKVLNSAAEDAVKEATPIFVKAVKDITFNDAKTILMGPDNAATRYLEQRTDKSLYEKFNPVIKHSFSKVGADQIWSNIINRYNAVPFVTKVNPDLTDYVTQEALKGVYTMIAVEEKDIRNNINARSTALLKKVFALQD
- a CDS encoding MDR family MFS transporter; this translates as MKKIYSNYLANFRGLSHEIWLLALVTFVNRAGAMVIPFLSLYLINVEGFDLPHVGWIMSCFGLGSLVGTYFGGRLTDSIGFYKVILFSLFFGGIGFVLLQFIDTFIGFCIGIFLLTSITDSGRPAIFVAADTYSLPGNITRSITLIRLAINLGFSVGPLIGGLIIAHIGYTSLFWIDGFTCILASFGVMALLKPKKQKDKNEVKTNIIKEGVPPYLNKLFILFFIIMVANSLAFVQYFSVMPIYYEKVHLLSEDLIGWLLFINGATIVIFEMPLIGWLDRKKVSKTMATFWGIFFLGLSFLVLNLTSWSGVLVIAMFLMTLGEMIGFPFSNALALEMAPKGRKGSYMGLYSMSFSFAHLIGHNGGMNMVDTFGYFDTWNFFAIFLLIVASVTIWLYFLLKKSVSGNI